The genomic segment AGGCAACGATGTCTTCATTTCCGAGTTCGGAAGAACGAACTGTTGCATCGTCTCTGCTTCTTCTCAACACCTCACCTCCGTCTCCCTTGCTTTCTACTCCAAAGTAACTGCAACAGTTTCAATTCTACTTTTCTTCGTTTCGATCTCCACTCTGTTTTCACAAATTTCTCACTCTGAAGGTTTCCCTCTGATTCAAGCGATGCAGTTCCAGAGAGGAGAAGCAACAACAGCACGCGTTCCGGACAAATATCGATTTTCTACTGTTCTAATAAATCCTCATCTTCCTCTCTCACCAATGACAGCGGTGATTCATCGGAGAAAGAGATCAAATCGCACAGTGTATCATTCTCTGCTATCTTGCGTTATAATCAGATGAAGCTTAAGGTTGATTATATATTTCTGTATACCATCTAGTTGCATCTTAGAGTTTATTTCTCTTCATTTTCTGTATGTGCTTGTGTTTGGAAGCATAACAAAACCAAACTGTGATATGAGAATTCGCTTCACTCATTCTTCTGATGAGATTATGCATCTTGTTGCTGTTGTTTCTAGTGATTTCCCGTTTTGTTCTGTTCTGTTGGATTTAATAATGTGCGATTGAGTCTAAGGGAGAGGATAAgagatttaattatttgattgataGTTGCTATTTATGTTACAAATTTCTGGATTGTTTTATGTAAACTGaggattttaattttgtgaaagaTTGCAAGGAAGATAAGATCGAAGGTCACGTGGACCTCATCGTGCTCCGGCGACCGGAAACCGAACGCCGGCGAGGCTGCGAATATGCTCTCTCCTGTTTCGGCCTCCGGCGAGGTCTCTTCCTGCTTGTCGAGCAGCTCGAGCGGCATCTCCAGCGCGCGAAGCTTGCGCTACGCTAAAAGATGCAGAGGCGCGATTGTTGAGCGTGTGACCGGGATCGGACGTGAGACGGCCGAGCCGTCGAGTCGCCCAGCTGGTTCGCCGCACCTGCGTCGGCGTGGCGAAGCCATACTCAAGTTGCTCTCTTGCGGTGACTCCTCTGAAGTGAAGATCCGTCAAATGCTCGGTGACAGCCCCGACACCAGCAAAGCTCTAAGAATGTAATCTCTTTCACTCACCCAAACACGCATATTGTGCCATGCAACATAAACGTTTACgtgatttaaatataataggTTTAGTGTGGTTGATTTCAGCGGATTGAAATCATTAAccgtttgattttgttattgtaCCGAAAACAAGCACGAACCAACTGTTTGGATTTTTCATACACACAATAAGGTTAACAAATCACTCTCAGGATGTGTTTAATAGAGAGTAAGAAGAGGAATGCGTAAGATGAAAAGAAGcaataagagagaaaatatatgGAAAATGAAGTGAACTGAGAGAAAAAGTAAATGTGTTAAAGGAGAGAGACACTGGTATGAGTAGAAACACATtggaaaaagaatataaaagtaCAAGTATGTCCTCATTGTTCCTAAgattattttttccttaaatcATCTCAACCAAACAttatctctttcttttaatCATCCATCATAAAGTTATCCACCAAATAAATGCttaaaatttaccaaaaattGAATCTCACTATTCTTTAATGAATGTTAATTACGACAATAATAAATTCTAATAATAGTAAACATGTTTAAAAGAACCTactaaatattgatatttaatgCTCATATAAATGTGGTTATTTTTGTTGTCTGATGGAAAGAATACTGTCTCTAGGTTACTAAGGGTGGATGCTGTGAAAAGATCAGGCTCGGGAGGGCGTTATGATCCTTATGTTTACACGGTACACATCTTTATAATTCACTAATTAattgagtttaatttttatcGCATGAAATTCGGTGTCATGTAATAGTGATTCATGCAAATAATGAATTACACTTATCCTATCTTTTCTCCTCACATCTTATTGCTTCACAAATACAGCTCTACTTAGATTATTTCATTTCCTTGTTTTCATGTTGTTGTTTTTTGGAAAACACATTTTTCTCACAGATAAGTGGATGAAGCTAGCTAGATTGTAGCGGATAAGTATACTCACGGATAGGTATATCATATTTCGGTGCAATTTCAGGTATATATATCCCTAAACTAGAATAGGGAAATTTTGCTGTAGCCCAATTATTATATAGTAATCTAGAGTTTTTTTATGCTTATGATGATGCACTATAGAAATCAATAACCATCATTGAGTACATAATGCTATCCGAATGTAGTATAGAAACCAATAATCATAGCTTAAAGTacagatttttgtttttcttcttgctATTTTctgtctttttattttcttgtttggtTCTTGTTATTCTCCACATTTAAAATATGTCAGTTGtgcaatgaaaatatatataaaactcaAAAGTGGTAGAACAAGATTGAAATGTTAAGTTGATGATTTTTATGTGCTCTCCCCATACATTAAGTGATGACCACTGTATTATAAAATTCACATTTGAGCAAAATAACTCTTCAATGTATTTATTATACAATATGATGCATTTCCTCTCTCTCAATTGCATGAAATCTATTTTAAACAAGAATTGGGTCATTCCAGAttgaaaaatcaattaaaaaaaggtAGTAGTATTCAAACAATGAAAATGATTATAGACATTTTGATTGTCTACATTTATTAcacactttatttttattttttctatctctCTTCTTGTCATATCACATAAcctataaatttattacttttcttctctcttaacTGTATACTAGATGTTAATACACTACGTTCTTGAATTATTACTTTTCAAACTTGTGAATTTTAGAAAACATTAATCAGGCATTTCGAGTACACTTTTGATTCCTGAATTAAGCTCGATACCTAATTTtcgtaaaaaatatattctttaacTTGGTTCAAGTTTGGAGTTTGAACCCATTGTTCAGATCaaatgtttataatatatatatatatatatatatatatatatatatatatatatatatatatatatatatatatatttgttcttACAAATATGAATGTAAATTATCTAgcttattaaataatattgtatttgtaacttattttcaatttattaaattttttatattttatcaattccAATTAAAATGAATAGCTTAATTTAttgtgtttaaaaaaattataagtacattattttctttaaattataaaagattcTCGCAATTATTTACAAACAAATTTTGAGGAGAACGagttttaaaattctaaatctatttttttaaaacttgaatCCAAACTCACccgtttatttttattttttcatctcCCCTATAACCTATCTGAACCTCATGACATGAAATCTTTACATAAATGTTTAGAAACGGTTTGTGAGAGCGATGCGATATTATTcttaacacaaaaaaaaaagagaaagagatgaaTTATAAAATGGAAAAGGAGATGGAGAgtgatataaaatttattttgtaagaatattataacttttaaagatgtagataaaacaattttcaagtattaacatattataaaatattgagttTTTCTGTAAAAGTATTTGTAGTtttgtatatattaaatgttgttataattcaaaattagattataaaattactttactgtatattttaaataaatcaaattattgtaaacataatatgataatagaaattatttattatcttaagtaaaataaaaatataaagtaaaataaaaaaagggttAATTGGTATCTAAagtatatcaatttttttatttaatctactTTATAAGAATGCAAAGATTTGATTgatacaatttattatttatataaaaatattaatactcaAATTTAATATCGACTACatatattaactatttttttatttagtattgaGTATATATTGGTTgaacaaacatatatatatatatatatatatatatatgtatgtatatatatatatatatatatatatatatatatatgtatgtatatatatatatataagtattaaaaagtgtcattaaagaaaataataaaaattaaccaTAATTCAAATTAGTGGACATTAACTCTTTCCTATGtcatgatgataaaaaattagaataagaTTTAGATTGTGTGGagatgaataaatttaaatatttaaaatttgaattgttttaaatctttattttgataaatcaaattaaatattttaaatttcaatttgttaGTTCTGATAACGTAATAATATTGTGTatacaaaatattatgtaaacaagttaaaatttcaacaaaattaatgttagctaaaattaatattaacctCTTAACACTCGTATTCATAGAGAAAAGAGACTtcaaaggagaaagaaaaaaagtatgaaaagaagataaataaaacaaagaaaaagacgaagaaagaaagagaaaacaaaaagagagaggaaaataagattaagaaggaaaaaaagaaagtaaaaaatgtgAAGAGAAAGACAAAAAGTCGGAAAAGACatacaaatgagaaaataaatacaaggttaaattcttaatattttgtgaaatttgagattttaaaatttaaagtaatcaaaatatttccATACATTTACATTccaattcctttttcaaatattttatccaaATATCTTTCAGTACaagatattttaaattctcgaaatatatttttttaaatttctaatacaaatacagtaaaataaaataaaataattataattacctTGAGTTGGTTCAATTTGTTAAGACCTTGTTTAGGatgatgtgattttttttatcaatttcaaaataaaatgtgttaaaGAAAGattaatattatgattttaagaGGTTTTTTAcctttgttttcaaaattaaaaaaaaaagatgttttaatatatatatattatttttgaaataatattttctatcaCCATTATTACCATTACCGTGATAACTACTCCCATCATTAATATCATTAGCACATTTATTTCAGTTTTAtatcttatttgtttgttaaagtTTCTTAATAACAACATTGGTGTGTCTAACTGACATCATTTAATAAAAGTTGGTTATCTTTTGCTAACAATTGTAGCTAATCTATGTGTACttgagtttaatatgcaaacttttattttccttAACTTTACAAAGTAGATACACACACACATGGAACAAGCATGtaacatatttaaaacaatCTAAACATGAAAAGAAAGCCAAATCATGGAAAGCCAAATCATGGCATATGGTGTATATATCTATTATCCGTGGCACCTTTGGAGGAGAGGCGCATGATTTgaatttctttccttttattaaattctcaaatataaaaataggaTCTTCTGGTAAATTCACTttgtattttaatgaaaaaactgACCATAGCGAAATTTTGATAGAAAGGTTCTCTTTTATAATTCAATCTCATCTTACATATATGGGAAAATAGCAAACTCCTCGTTACTTCTAAGAGGTGTGACTTAAGTTTCtttgttcatttcattttttaaattttacatatttgtcTAAGTTGTCTTTGtctttttatttcacttttgtttgtatttttatttttgtcgtATGATTTCATCGGACAATTTGATGaaagtttttataatatatataaatggattaaatttatgttttttttaacataatagaGTCTTCTTTTAAgctaaaatttaataactaaaattcaACTTCATCGTCTCtctaaaaagttaattatttgaTCATTCTTGTTTTTGCAATTTTGGCTCTTACGAGTGAAGGTATGTTCCTCCaaacaaaaatgaaacttttaaaaactaattatttgttaattCCTTAATTTTTGCCATTTTTGTTCTTATGGACAAAGGTATACTcctaaaaacaagaataaaagaaaaacaataaaaagagttAAAAATCAAAGGAGGAAGATGGTAAGAAGTTATTGAAGCTTCTACCTTTTCCAAGATAACATAAAATGGTTTGAACCACCTTTGCATCATTTCCTTGAGATAAGCAAGGAATTGAATCATCACCTAAAAACTCCACTTAAGATAATAACTCTTCTAAATGAAAGAAGACTAGATCACTTGCACAAAAAACTCTAAACTCAATTTTATCAAAGTTGCATTATGTGATGACACTTATCTCCTTATATATATGTACTAAGGTTGAATGCTTTACATTTCCAAACTAGGATGGTCATGAGTCTAAGTTATGTGTAAGATATACTCTTACTCCCGCAGAAAGGTTATTCACCTAAGCTAAGCTAAAATATGAATACAATATAGTCTCTTTCGTATTTACTTTATTACAAAAAAGTCTTTAAGGTTTTGTTAGCTTGGTATTTTTTCTTCTAGTTAGTGTTAGGTATATTGAGAAGGATGTTCATGGGTCTTCACCTTTATATGATGCTCTACTTTCACATTTTTacccaatgtgagacttagactcacacttagaTTCCAACAAACTCTCATtgaagggtgagtcccttccacaatGATACACTCCTCCTCCAACGAAACATTCCCAACCATGAGTACTCCTTTTCATATCGACGTTCATTTTAACGTGACATACTTACCTGAAAACTTTGCTAAGAACACTTTCGATATAAGGACTATATTGTACTTGTTATCTTGAattatgttatgtttttatattatcttaGTCATGCTTCTTGTTATAACTCCTCTTTGACTTGGTTACGCTTACTTGGAACCCTTTGCCAATAAGACTTTTGATATAATGATCATTATACTCGTTTGAACTGGTCACCAAGACTTTCGATACAAGGACCATTGTACTCATTTGAGCCTAAGCTGGCTCTGATACTACTTGTTACGTTTATAGAGGAGGGGGTTCATTGGAAAGACACAATACTAATGAGATCTGAGGCTAACCACATAAGAGATCGATATCACTCTCTATctaaaaccttaagacaatgagttaatgAGTCTTTTTCACCTTTATATGCTACtccactttctcatttttatccaatgtgaaacttaaactcacacttggattctcaACAATTCgtcccctcaagggtgagtccctttcATATTGGTACACTCCCCCTCTAACATTCGAGTATCCCTTTTTGTAATATCTTTCATCTTAATAGGACACACTTACCTAGAATCCTTTGATAGAAAGACTTTTGATACAAGGACCATTGTACTAATCTGAATCTAACTTGACTCAAagaaaacaacttcaaaaggcCTAAGCTAAAAACAACTAAGGAACTCAGAACAAGAATAgtcaataaataaattcacACTTCGTAACACTATATGTTATGTGaccaaattaaagaaaatgtgcAATATTCTATAACAATGAATTAAAGTATAATTACTACTCAATAATAGAAAAGACCAATAtctattatcaataaatatatttgactaaaagaaaataacatac from the Vigna angularis cultivar LongXiaoDou No.4 chromosome 3, ASM1680809v1, whole genome shotgun sequence genome contains:
- the LOC108324431 gene encoding uncharacterized protein LOC108324431, with translation MSSFPSSEERTVASSLLLLNTSPPSPLLSTPKFPSDSSDAVPERRSNNSTRSGQISIFYCSNKSSSSSLTNDSGDSSEKEIKSHSVSFSAILRYNQMKLKIARKIRSKVTWTSSCSGDRKPNAGEAANMLSPVSASGEVSSCLSSSSSGISSARSLRYAKRCRGAIVERVTGIGRETAEPSSRPAGSPHLRRRGEAILKLLSCGDSSEVKIRQMLGDSPDTSKALRMLLRVDAVKRSGSGGRYDPYVYTVHIFIIH